The sequence TCGCCGACCCGCAGGTCGCGGCCCGGGGCATGCGGATCGAGATGGCGCATCCGCTGGCGCCGGAACCGGTCGCCCTGATCGGCAGCCCGATCAAGCTGTCGGAGACGCCGGTCAGCTATCGCCACGCCCCGCCCGTGTGCGGCGCCGACGGCGACGAGGTGCTGCAGGACTGGCTCGGCGAACCGAAAGCCGCTTCCGGGCGTTAATAAGGGGAACTGAGGCTGGCGCCATGCGCCGGCGAGGCGCGCGCATCCGTCATGGGCGCGCCACTGTCCGGTCGCGCCTGGCGCCGAGAAGGACGGAGAACAGAGACATGGCCAAGACTGTCCATGCGGCGTCTGCCGCCGCCCTGGCCGCGCTGCTGGTCGCAGCGCCGGCCATGGCCCAGACCGTCATCGTGCCGTCGCCGGCCCCGACCGTGGTCACCCCCGCACCGGCGCCGACGGTGGTGCAACCGGCCCCGACGGCGGTCGTGCGGCCCGCGCCCGCCGTCGTCGCCCCGCCGCCCCCCGTCATGGCCGAGCCGACGACGGCCTATCCGGTCGATCCCAACCTCCGGACGCAGCAGCCCTATCTGGTGCATGGCGGCGCGCAGCCGCGGCATCCGCCGGTCACGGCGATGCCCAGCGGGCCGGCGCCGGCCGATCCGCGCGAATACGCCACCGGCACGCCGATCACCGTGACCGGCCGCGTCGACGGCGTCACCCATCTGGGCGGCGTCACCTCGTTCCGCCTGCAGACCCCGACCGAGGCGTGGACCGTCGTGGTGCCGGGCCAGACCGGCCATGTCGGACGCTCCGCCACCGTGACCGGCTACCCGCATGTCGAGGTGCGCAACCAGCTGCTGGCCGAGAGCATCCGCTGAGGCGGCCCCCTCATCGGCTGAATAAAAAGAACCCCGGCGTCGAGGCCCGACGCCGGGGTTTCGTGAATGATCGCCTGGAAGGGGGAGAGAAGCGATCAGTCCACAGGGCTGGACGACGGCACCGCCGTCGCCGAACTCGTCTTGCTGGCTGAAAAGAACCCCGGCGCCGAGGCCCGACGCCGGGGTTTCATGAACGATCGCTGGAAGGGGGAGAGAAGCGATCAGTTCACGGGGTTGGACGACGGCGCCGCCGTCGTCGAGCTCGTCTTCTTGTGGGTCCGGGCATGCTTCTTGGCATGCTTGGCGGTGTGCGCACGGCGATGCGCCGCGTGATGGGTCGTCTTGTGGGCGGTCGCAGCCGGCGCGGCGGTCGTGTCCGTCGTGCCCGAAGTCTGGGCGAAGGCGGCGACAGGCAGAGCCAACGTCATGATGCCGGCGAGGATAAGTTTCCGCATAGTCTAGCGCTCCCGGGAGCCGTGTCGAAACGGCACATCCGACAGTGCCGCGCAGGAAGAGAACGCCATGAGTCGCCCCTCCGAGGCATGTTAACTCTTGGTAAGGCGCCTAAATTCTTCGTAAACTTGCAGCCCCGGCTGATCCGGCCCGCCATGACGACGCCGCCATCGACAGGCCGCCTGCGGTTTCCCTATCGTCGCCGGCGGGCCGGAGCGCGCCTCCGACCGCCGACAACGAAGGGGCCCTCCATGACCAGCTTCGATTCCGACATTTCGAGCCTCCGGCACGCCGGCGACCTGACCCGCCGGGGCTTCGCCATGACCTCGCTGATCGCAGGCTTCGCGCTGGCCACCCGGCCGGTCTCGGCCGCGGCCATCACCACCGACACCGAGGGGCTGGACGCCGGCGAGGTGCAGGTGCCGGTCCAGGACGGCCGGATCCCGGCCTACCGCGCCAAGCCCAAGGCCGGCGGCCCGGCGCCCGTGATCCTGGTGGTGCAGGAGATCTTCGGCGTGCACGAGCACATCAAGGACATCTGCCGCCGCTTGGCCAAGCTCGGCTACTACGCGATCGCGACCGAGCTCTATGCCCGGCAGGGCGACGCCGGCAAGATCAGCGACATCCAGCAGCTGATCTCCACCATCGTGTCCAAGGTGCCGGACCAGCAGGTGCTGTCCGATCTCGACGCCACCGCCGCCTTCGCCGCCACCGACGGCGGCGACGCCGCCCGGCTGGGCATCACCGGCTTCTGCTGGGGCGGCCGGATCGTCTGGCTCTATGCCGAGCACAATCCGAAGCTCAAGGCCGGCGTCGCCTGGTACGGCAAACTGGTCGGCGATCCCACCCCGCTGCAGCCGAAGAACCCGATCGACCTGGTGGCCGATCTGCACGCCCCGGTGCTCGGCCTCTATGGCGGCGCCGACACCGGCATTCCGGTCGACACGGTCAAGCAGATGGAAGCCGCCGCCAAGGCGGCCGGCAAGACCGTCGAATTCGTGGTCTATCCGGACACGCCGCACGCCTTCAACGCCGACTACCGGCCGAGCTACCGCCAGGGCCCGGCCGAGGACGGCTGGAAGCGGCTGCAGGCCTGGTTCCGGACGCACGGGGTCTGACATCTTCGGGCGCCGCGGAGGCCTTGCCGTCGGCAGGCCTTCGCGCCGTCCTTATCGAAATTCGATAAACCCTTATTGACCCTCGATATGGAGCCACGCATAGTGGAGCCGTGATTCGACTGGGTGAGTCCTCTTCATGCACCGCGTCGCGCGCCTCAGCAGCGTGCTCCGTCCTGCCGTCACGGTCCTGGCTTGGCTCATCCTGCTGGCGACGATCCCGTTCCTGGTCTGGGTCGTCGCCTATGGCGACGCCGACCTGTCGAAGGACGTCAATGTCCCGGTGTCGTCGCTGCCGCTGCTGCCGGTCGTGGTGTTCCTGGGGCTCTATGCGCTGCGCGCGGCTCTGATGGTGGTGGCGCTGTTCTCGCTGCGCCGGATCCTCAACCATTTCGGCCGCGAGCAGTATTTCACCCGGGACTGTGTCGCCGGCTTCCGCCGCATCGGGCTGCAGCTGGTGGCGCTGGCCGCGGTCGACGTGCTGACGCCGCTTCTCACCATCGCGGCCCTGTGGGCCACCGAGCCGCGCTTCGACCCGTCCGACATCTGGATCCTGTTGACCGATCTCCCCTTCATGCCGCTGGTGGGAGGCCTGTTCGCCCTGATCATGGCCCATGTCCTCGGACAGGCGGCCGATCTGGCGGAAGACGCAGCCCTGACGGTATAGCCCGGATGCCCATCATCGTGCGCCTCGACGTCGTACTGGCCCAGCGGAAGATGAGCTTGACGGACCTGTCCAATGCGGTCGGGGTCAGCATCCCCAACCTGTCGATCCTGAAGACCGGCAAGGCGCGCGCGATCCGGTTCTCCACCCTGACGGCGCTGTGCCGGCATCTCGGATGCCAGCCCGGCGACCTGCTCGAATATGTGCCCGGCCCCGGGGACGACGCCCCCGAGCCGCCCGAATAGACCGCCCGAACAGACCATAGGCGACCTTGCCCGACGGGCGAGGACGCCCTCCTTCCGACTCGACGACCGATCAGCGAGGATCCGATGATTTCCCGCAACGCCCGTGCCTTGCCTGCCGCCGCCCTGCTGATCCTGGGGCTGCCGCACGGCTCCGCCGGCGCCGAGCCCGACGCCGGCCTGGCCGGCTCCAGCCTGATCCTCGGCCTCGGCGTCGGCGCCGGCTTCGCCCCGACCTATGAGGGGTCGAAGCGCTACGAGTTCGTGCCGGTGCCCGCGGTCAGCCTGGCCTGGAACGACACGCTGATGATCGACAACACCACGGCCCGGCTGGTCGTGATCCGGACGCCCTGGCTGCAAGCCGGCCCCCTGGCCGCCTGGCGTCCGGGGCGTCAGCAGGATGACGACCATCGGCTGAAGGGGCTGGGCGATGTCGACGACGCCTTCGATCTCGGCGCCTATGCCCGGATCGGCTTCGGCGGCTGGTCGGCTTCGGTCTCGGCCCGCCAGGACGTGATCGACAGCGGCGGCGTCCTGGTCGGCTTCGACACCGGATACGAGCTGCCGCTGTCCGAATCCTTCAGCCTGTCCATCGGCGCCGACGCGACCTGGGCCAGCGACGACGCCATGTCGGCGAATTTCGGCGTCACCCGCCGGCAGGCGCGGCGCAGCAGATACGACGAGTTCGACGCCGAGGCCGGCTTCAAGAACGCCGGCCTGTCGCTCGGCGCCAGCTACGCCCTGAGCGAGCGCTGGTCGGTCCGCGCCGTCACCGGCTACGAGCGGCTGCTGGGCGACGCCGCCCGCAGCCCGATCGTGAAGCAGGGCGGCACGGCGGACCAGGCCTACGGCTTCGTCAGCGTCACCTATCGCTTCGGCCTGTAGCGGCCGGGGATCAACAGGGGAGTGGGATACGATGATCTTCCGAGCCTGCTTTGTGCTCATGCGCAGCGTGGCCCGCGGCCTGGCACGGGTGTCCGGCCGCCCCGACCGCCGGGTCCGGATCGTGCGCCTGCTGCCGCACGGCGTCCCGCATCAACGGCCGGCGCCGCTCCGGCTGGCGCATGACGCACACCGCTCCGGCGAGGCCCGGCGGGCCGGGCCGGGACCGAAATGATCGGCGTCATGCTCTGGCTCGCCGGCATCCTGCTGCTCGCCGCGCCCTATCTCTGGGCCTGTGCCCTGTGCCTGGTCGCCCGCGACCGGCCCTCTGCGACCGAGCGGCCGGGCCCACCGTTGCGGCGGGAGTGATATGATGCCGATACCGACACTGCCCATCCGGAAGCAGACGAAGGACGAGAGATGATGACCCGCGCTCACCGCCGACAGGCCCGCTGGCTGGTCCTGGCCGCCGCGGCCGCCGCCCTGGCCGGCTGCGGCGTCGTCGCCGCGCCGTTCCGCGTCACCGGCGCCGTGGTCAAGGCCGTGCCGGTGGTCGGCCACCCGGTCGCCGCCCCGCTGGACGCGACCGGCGACGCCATCGACTGAGAAGAACCGGCCGAGAGCCCGTCCGAGAATGCGCTGGCGCGAGTCGGCTGGCGGTGGTTTCGAGAACCGGAGCGCAGAAACCGCCGTCGGGCGGCCGCGCCAGTAGCATTGGCGGATGGGCTCGGGCTATGGTCGGCGCCCCTCTGCCCAGCGCCGCCGATGACCGACGAGCCTCCCCCTGCCGCCTCCGGCCATGTCTTCCGCCACCGCGGCTTCGCCTGTTACTGGACCGCCAAGCTGATCGCGACCTTCGCGGTGCAGTTCGTCAGCGTCGCGGTCGGCTGGCAGGTCTACGACCTGACCCGCGACCCGTTCGACCTGGGCCTGGTCGGGCTGGTGCAGTTCCTGCCGTCGCTGGCGCTGGTGCTGGTCACCGGCGCCGCGGCCGACCGCTACAACCGGCGCATGATCATGGCGGTCTGCATCGTCGGCGAGATCCTGTGCGCCCTGGCGCTGCTGGCCATCACCATTGGCGGCGACCACCGGGTCTGGCCGATCTTCGTGGTCCTCGCGGCCCTCGGCATCGCCCGCGCCTTCCTCAACCCGGCGGCGCAGTCGCTGCTGCCCAACCTGGTGCCGGCCGCCGACCTGTCGACCGCGATCGCCTGGAACTCCTCCTCCTGGCAGATCGGCACCATCACCGGCCCGGTCATCGGCGGCCTGCTCTACGGCCTGGCGCCCGAGGTGCCCTATGCCAGCGCCGCGGTACTGATGGCGGTCTCGGTCGTGCTGGTGGCGCTGATCCCCAAGCCGGCGCAGAAGACGGTGCCGGAGCCGGCGAGCTGGCACAGCCTGGGCGCCGG comes from Inquilinus sp. Marseille-Q2685 and encodes:
- a CDS encoding dienelactone hydrolase family protein, encoding MTSFDSDISSLRHAGDLTRRGFAMTSLIAGFALATRPVSAAAITTDTEGLDAGEVQVPVQDGRIPAYRAKPKAGGPAPVILVVQEIFGVHEHIKDICRRLAKLGYYAIATELYARQGDAGKISDIQQLISTIVSKVPDQQVLSDLDATAAFAATDGGDAARLGITGFCWGGRIVWLYAEHNPKLKAGVAWYGKLVGDPTPLQPKNPIDLVADLHAPVLGLYGGADTGIPVDTVKQMEAAAKAAGKTVEFVVYPDTPHAFNADYRPSYRQGPAEDGWKRLQAWFRTHGV
- a CDS encoding DUF2975 domain-containing protein, with protein sequence MHRVARLSSVLRPAVTVLAWLILLATIPFLVWVVAYGDADLSKDVNVPVSSLPLLPVVVFLGLYALRAALMVVALFSLRRILNHFGREQYFTRDCVAGFRRIGLQLVALAAVDVLTPLLTIAALWATEPRFDPSDIWILLTDLPFMPLVGGLFALIMAHVLGQAADLAEDAALTV
- a CDS encoding helix-turn-helix transcriptional regulator yields the protein MPIIVRLDVVLAQRKMSLTDLSNAVGVSIPNLSILKTGKARAIRFSTLTALCRHLGCQPGDLLEYVPGPGDDAPEPPE
- a CDS encoding MipA/OmpV family protein, whose product is MISRNARALPAAALLILGLPHGSAGAEPDAGLAGSSLILGLGVGAGFAPTYEGSKRYEFVPVPAVSLAWNDTLMIDNTTARLVVIRTPWLQAGPLAAWRPGRQQDDDHRLKGLGDVDDAFDLGAYARIGFGGWSASVSARQDVIDSGGVLVGFDTGYELPLSESFSLSIGADATWASDDAMSANFGVTRRQARRSRYDEFDAEAGFKNAGLSLGASYALSERWSVRAVTGYERLLGDAARSPIVKQGGTADQAYGFVSVTYRFGL
- a CDS encoding DUF6726 family protein, which produces MMTRAHRRQARWLVLAAAAAALAGCGVVAAPFRVTGAVVKAVPVVGHPVAAPLDATGDAID
- a CDS encoding MFS transporter, which produces MTDEPPPAASGHVFRHRGFACYWTAKLIATFAVQFVSVAVGWQVYDLTRDPFDLGLVGLVQFLPSLALVLVTGAAADRYNRRMIMAVCIVGEILCALALLAITIGGDHRVWPIFVVLAALGIARAFLNPAAQSLLPNLVPAADLSTAIAWNSSSWQIGTITGPVIGGLLYGLAPEVPYASAAVLMAVSVVLVALIPKPAQKTVPEPASWHSLGAGFRYIWGEKVVLGAISLDLFAVLLGGATALLPAYARDILDVGPWGLGLLRAGPGIGALVVAIWLARRPIEDRAGLILFVCVAGFGAFTCVFGASTLPWLSILALILMGAFDMASVYVRETLIQLWTPDSLRGRVNAVNMVFVGASNEVGEFRAGLSAALIGVVPAVVIGGIGTMAVAALWSAWFPQLRRIRHLNHAA